The following coding sequences lie in one Vibrio aerogenes genomic window:
- a CDS encoding YwqJ-related putative deaminase — MFIGDTPYKGETFDCGKDSAQEKSTFLKITPLAEAADAIWTCPPFIDEPIRKVVKGEEQAVEVGQVSATRTEAANDLNALVEKDAQELISKNKTSGVAVSRAGIPEEGIISEPFENIPFSLKKGRTFPGTERCGDNKELIKITNQREYMDELSALYAKSGNRLNPVMESKIKEHVKEGAIFGLRDDKGLKGIPGLHAEVQAANNVLNKASAKPGFDVSKVQVSTFKTQNSFGQGKEFIACNHCSGILNGFDILTGH; from the coding sequence GTGTTTATCGGCGATACCCCTTACAAAGGTGAGACGTTTGATTGCGGAAAAGACAGCGCACAGGAAAAATCGACGTTCCTGAAAATCACGCCACTGGCAGAAGCGGCCGACGCGATCTGGACCTGCCCGCCGTTTATCGACGAGCCGATCCGCAAGGTGGTGAAGGGGGAAGAGCAGGCGGTTGAGGTTGGTCAGGTTTCTGCTACCAGAACTGAAGCTGCTAATGACCTAAATGCTTTAGTTGAAAAAGATGCTCAGGAGCTTATCTCTAAAAATAAAACTTCAGGAGTTGCAGTCTCAAGGGCTGGAATTCCTGAAGAGGGGATCATTAGTGAACCTTTCGAAAATATACCATTTTCTCTTAAGAAGGGAAGAACGTTTCCGGGAACAGAGCGTTGTGGTGATAATAAAGAATTGATTAAAATTACAAATCAAAGAGAATATATGGATGAGTTATCAGCACTGTATGCGAAGTCAGGTAACCGATTAAACCCTGTAATGGAGAGTAAAATAAAAGAGCATGTGAAAGAAGGTGCTATATTTGGTTTGAGAGATGATAAAGGCCTAAAGGGCATTCCCGGACTTCATGCTGAAGTTCAGGCAGCAAATAATGTGTTAAATAAAGCTAGTGCAAAACCAGGATTTGATGTCAGCAAAGTACAGGTTTCAACGTTTAAAACTCAAAATAGTTTTGGACAAGGGAAAGAGTTTATCGCTTGTAACCACTGTAGTGGCATTTTAAATGGTTTTGATATATTAACTGGGCATTGA
- the tssI gene encoding type VI secretion system tip protein TssI/VgrG, producing MRTLNFRLTVDGVNDDTLVVRQYHGHESVSDSTDAQGQPFFGYRYQIELASRNSGLTAKQMVDSKALLEVIRSGEVVQKVHGIIRNFTKGDTGHHHTFYSLTLVPSLERLSLRQNSRIFQQKDVKAILTTLLDEMGISDYAFSVKRTLGEREFCVQYRETDLAFFHRMAAEEGLMYTFTHEDSKHTLVITDNPEGFPKLGAAIPYNALSGGASEEPYISALSETKQSEVSSIEMRDYSFKKPSYNFSQTLDGKDLDYQKQTYEHFDFPGRFKDDGNGKAFTQIRLDYLRRTAHTASGQSDEAKIQAGKRFDLQDHKADPAMNRCWLVVKASHVGTQPQSLEEGGDNGATTYTNNFLLIPGDQVWQAHPQPKPLVDGPCVAMVVGPSGEEIYCDEHGRVKLHFPWDRESSQNEKSSCWVRVSQGWAGSQYGFIAIPRIGHEVIVSFLNGDPDQPIVTGRTYHATNVSPYLLPNHKTRTVFKTQTHQGDGSNEIRFEDQASIEQIYIHAQKDQDIVTENIRRESVGTDSHHRIGRHWYQMITENFNRMVGKNVVEEFGQDHHVKVGRNVVQRIVGKLSRFISGGIITKVEGSVVTQITASEEKEIGANQRITVSNENYVKAKNIILEAGTELTIKGPGGFVKIDSGGVTISGTKVKINEGGSPGKGTAPKMVKPDETDKPQEPEAPDTRM from the coding sequence ATGAGAACTTTAAACTTTCGTCTGACCGTCGATGGTGTAAACGACGACACATTGGTGGTGCGGCAGTATCACGGACATGAGTCCGTTTCAGATTCCACAGATGCACAGGGACAGCCGTTTTTCGGTTATCGTTATCAGATTGAGCTTGCCAGCCGGAACAGTGGGTTGACTGCAAAACAGATGGTTGACAGCAAAGCATTGCTCGAAGTGATCCGCAGTGGCGAAGTGGTGCAAAAAGTCCACGGCATTATCCGGAACTTCACCAAAGGTGATACCGGCCATCATCATACTTTTTATTCCCTGACGTTAGTCCCTTCCCTTGAACGTTTATCCCTGCGCCAGAACAGCAGAATCTTCCAGCAGAAAGATGTGAAAGCAATCCTGACAACACTGCTCGATGAGATGGGTATCAGCGATTACGCATTTTCAGTGAAAAGAACCCTGGGAGAGCGGGAGTTTTGCGTACAGTACCGGGAAACGGATTTAGCATTTTTCCACCGGATGGCTGCTGAAGAAGGGCTGATGTATACCTTCACCCATGAAGACAGCAAGCACACGCTGGTGATCACCGATAATCCGGAAGGGTTTCCGAAACTGGGCGCTGCCATTCCCTATAATGCGCTGTCCGGCGGGGCATCGGAAGAGCCGTATATTTCAGCCCTGAGTGAAACGAAACAGTCCGAAGTCAGCTCGATTGAAATGCGGGACTACAGTTTTAAAAAGCCGTCTTACAATTTTTCTCAAACACTGGATGGCAAAGATCTGGACTATCAAAAACAGACTTACGAGCATTTTGATTTTCCGGGCCGGTTTAAAGATGACGGGAATGGCAAAGCGTTTACGCAAATCCGGCTGGATTACTTAAGGCGTACAGCGCATACCGCCAGTGGTCAAAGTGACGAGGCAAAGATTCAGGCCGGGAAACGGTTTGACCTGCAGGATCACAAAGCCGATCCTGCCATGAACCGGTGTTGGCTGGTGGTTAAAGCCAGTCATGTCGGCACACAGCCTCAGTCACTGGAAGAAGGGGGGGATAATGGCGCAACGACTTATACCAACAACTTCCTGCTGATCCCCGGCGATCAAGTCTGGCAGGCCCATCCGCAGCCGAAACCATTAGTGGATGGCCCCTGTGTTGCGATGGTCGTCGGTCCGTCCGGTGAAGAAATTTATTGTGACGAGCATGGCCGGGTCAAACTGCATTTCCCCTGGGATCGGGAAAGCAGCCAGAACGAAAAAAGCTCCTGCTGGGTTCGTGTCTCTCAGGGCTGGGCCGGCAGTCAGTACGGGTTTATCGCGATTCCGCGAATCGGCCATGAAGTCATAGTTTCCTTCCTTAACGGTGACCCGGACCAACCGATTGTGACCGGCCGGACCTATCATGCGACCAATGTGTCTCCGTACCTGTTACCGAACCATAAAACCCGGACTGTGTTTAAAACCCAGACCCATCAGGGTGACGGTTCGAATGAAATCCGTTTTGAAGATCAGGCCAGTATTGAGCAGATTTATATTCACGCGCAGAAAGATCAGGATATCGTCACGGAAAATATCCGCCGTGAATCGGTTGGCACAGACAGCCATCACCGGATTGGCCGTCACTGGTATCAGATGATCACAGAGAACTTCAACCGCATGGTGGGTAAGAATGTGGTTGAGGAGTTCGGTCAGGATCATCATGTCAAAGTTGGCCGGAATGTGGTGCAGCGGATTGTCGGTAAACTGAGCCGGTTTATTTCCGGCGGGATTATCACCAAGGTCGAAGGCAGTGTCGTGACGCAGATTACCGCCTCGGAAGAGAAGGAAATTGGCGCCAATCAGCGGATTACTGTCAGTAATGAAAATTACGTCAAAGCCAAGAATATCATTCTGGAAGCCGGGACTGAACTGACGATTAAAGGGCCGGGTGGTTTTGTTAAAATTGACAGTGGTGGTGTGACGATTTCCGGCACGAAAGTGAAAATTAACGAAGGGGGTTCACCGGGTAAAGGCACCGCGCCGAAGATGGTGAAACCGGATGAGACCGATAAGCCGCAAGAGCCTGAGGCTCCCGATACAAGGATGTAG
- a CDS encoding Hcp family type VI secretion system effector: MPTPCYIAIEGETQGSITSGACTADSIGDAYVEGHEDEMLVQQFDHIVTVPTDPQSGQPAGQRVHKPFKFTVNLNKAVPLLYNALTSGEKLPSVTLKWYRTSIEGKQENFFTTTLENATIVDIDCAMPHCQNPADSDYTQNVTVSLTYRKITWDHNNCGTSGADDWRKPIEA; this comes from the coding sequence ATGCCAACTCCATGTTATATCGCGATTGAAGGCGAAACTCAGGGTTCAATTACGTCAGGTGCTTGTACTGCAGATTCTATCGGTGATGCATACGTTGAAGGTCACGAAGATGAGATGCTGGTTCAACAGTTCGATCACATCGTTACTGTACCAACTGATCCTCAGTCTGGTCAGCCTGCGGGTCAACGTGTTCACAAGCCATTCAAGTTCACAGTGAACCTGAACAAAGCTGTTCCGCTTCTGTATAACGCATTGACTTCTGGTGAAAAACTACCTTCAGTGACTCTGAAATGGTACCGTACTTCTATCGAAGGTAAGCAAGAAAACTTCTTCACGACAACACTGGAAAACGCAACAATCGTTGATATCGATTGTGCAATGCCACACTGTCAAAACCCAGCAGATTCTGACTACACTCAGAACGTGACGGTTTCTCTGACTTACCGTAAAATTACCTGGGATCACAACAACTGTGGTACTTCAGGTGCTGATGACTGGCGTAAGCCTATCGAAGCTTAA
- a CDS encoding AAA family ATPase codes for MRILQLRFKNLNSLAGEWLIDFTHPAFTADGLFAITGPTGAGKTTILDAICLALYGRTPRLNRVTKGMNEIMSRQCGECFAEVTFETQSGQYCCHWSQHRARKKPDGDLQAPKHEISDAKTQTLLESKLKLVAEQIEKLTGMDYDRFTRSMLLAQGGFAAFLQAAPDERAPILEQITGTGIYSQISVRVHEYRTEQRKKLEQLQSGLAGMQMLSPEKEMQLKEALDEKTAQDALCGKQRQQKQQAMQWLEGQTLLRQELNQLEADQKQLETERKAFLPQQQQLDTALRAIELSAPYAELKAKRLSLQENHAQLAACHTELPGCTTAMQQAGKAFTAAEEHYNAVKSEQHTQLSLLRSVRELDVQIAAKTTPAEELRRSVKEQSKVIAEQQQNQQRNAALLRQKISESEALSIQLESMKADEKLTTELTGLRSRFQQMQELTGQIHAKQQAVKQATSTLADDQHQWRQACEQQEIAGKKRQQDEQLVAQQQVALNHCLGEQTLSEWRHHHTALIQMQNRTESALNAAESLSLTQKKRDDQLQRDAVLMQDISVAEATLSEYQAHQLQLEKEAGYLETQLTLIRRIEDLEQARQQLCDGEPCPLCGSETHPYAQGNIPVADDTQQQLEQLRQRLATQRQAVSDLRVHLAGFNKEREQIASRQTEYTAVIQETREQLAGYYRESGIEPAEEEHCLQQLEQHLQSVQQQQMSVLRRVNQAEEAEQTLMNLRQALETTKHEALNHAQTVQTLLLKQSTSAETLERLQRETAKLQEQQQQVLQLLQTELDVYGVAQVTPENLSIIDAELTQRSQRWQEQHAQYSALRQEIAGLELQVQHQKAQLKHDESGLSGQQNKLAEMERVLAALRQQRNELFGDKDADQEELRLHQMAETAEKRLEEQRQLSALAGQTLNQLQEKISDLKRTQDTQQTELAHMEQDLIVQLAHWQFEDEVQYLDACLSGDARQRLMQQSQALAEQYTRLNTLLYEKRQLLETEEKKQLTSESPEMLKKAEALLASQQQQFQQEIGGIRQQLLDNDKLRQQQQTQITAIEGQQRECQRWDTLHELIGSADGKKFRNFAQGLTFEMMIGHANLQLQKMTDRYLLIHDPLNPLELSVIDNYQAGEVRSAKNLSGGESFIVSLALALGLSGMASHNVRVDSLFLDEGFGTLDEDALDTALETLAGLQQEGKLIGVISHIAALKDRISTRIMVSPGNGGKSTISGAGCRSQS; via the coding sequence ATGAGAATCCTTCAGTTACGTTTTAAAAATTTAAATTCACTGGCCGGAGAGTGGTTGATTGATTTTACTCATCCTGCTTTTACCGCTGATGGCTTATTTGCGATTACCGGCCCAACTGGTGCAGGAAAGACGACTATTCTTGATGCAATTTGTTTGGCACTTTATGGCCGGACACCCAGACTGAACCGGGTGACGAAAGGCATGAATGAAATCATGTCCCGCCAGTGTGGTGAGTGTTTTGCTGAAGTCACGTTTGAAACACAGTCCGGACAGTATTGCTGTCACTGGAGTCAGCACCGGGCAAGAAAAAAGCCGGATGGGGATTTACAGGCTCCGAAACATGAGATTTCAGACGCAAAAACTCAGACCTTGCTGGAATCAAAACTTAAGTTAGTTGCGGAACAGATCGAAAAACTGACTGGTATGGACTACGACCGTTTTACCCGTTCGATGTTGCTGGCACAGGGAGGTTTCGCTGCGTTTCTTCAGGCGGCACCTGATGAGCGTGCTCCGATTCTTGAGCAAATTACGGGGACCGGTATTTACAGCCAGATCTCTGTGCGGGTCCATGAATACCGCACGGAGCAGCGAAAAAAGCTGGAGCAGCTCCAGTCCGGATTAGCCGGAATGCAGATGTTGTCACCGGAAAAGGAAATGCAACTTAAAGAAGCGCTGGATGAAAAAACAGCGCAAGACGCATTATGCGGAAAACAGAGACAACAAAAGCAACAGGCGATGCAGTGGTTAGAAGGACAGACACTGTTACGTCAGGAACTCAATCAGCTTGAAGCGGATCAGAAACAACTTGAAACAGAGCGGAAAGCTTTTCTTCCTCAGCAGCAACAACTGGACACAGCGCTTCGGGCGATTGAGCTTTCAGCACCTTACGCTGAACTGAAAGCAAAGCGTCTGTCCCTGCAGGAAAACCATGCACAACTGGCAGCTTGCCATACCGAATTACCTGGCTGTACCACGGCTATGCAGCAGGCTGGAAAGGCATTTACCGCAGCGGAAGAGCACTATAATGCCGTAAAATCGGAGCAACATACCCAGCTATCACTGCTTCGTTCAGTCCGTGAACTGGATGTACAAATTGCCGCCAAAACAACACCGGCTGAAGAGCTGCGCCGGTCCGTCAAAGAGCAGAGCAAAGTCATCGCTGAACAACAACAGAATCAGCAACGCAACGCAGCTTTACTCCGGCAGAAAATATCAGAGTCAGAAGCTTTGAGTATTCAACTGGAATCGATGAAAGCAGACGAAAAGCTGACAACAGAACTGACCGGATTGCGTAGTCGCTTCCAGCAAATGCAAGAACTGACCGGACAAATTCATGCCAAACAGCAGGCCGTCAAACAGGCGACATCAACATTAGCTGATGATCAACATCAGTGGCGACAGGCATGTGAACAGCAGGAAATCGCCGGAAAAAAACGTCAACAAGATGAACAGTTGGTAGCACAGCAGCAGGTGGCGCTCAATCATTGCCTCGGAGAGCAGACGCTTTCAGAATGGCGCCATCATCACACCGCGCTGATTCAGATGCAGAATAGGACAGAATCTGCATTGAATGCAGCTGAGAGCTTATCTCTGACCCAAAAAAAACGGGATGACCAATTACAGCGTGATGCGGTTTTGATGCAGGATATCTCTGTGGCAGAAGCCACACTGTCAGAGTATCAGGCGCATCAGCTGCAACTGGAGAAAGAAGCCGGTTATCTGGAAACACAACTCACGCTGATTCGCCGCATTGAGGACCTTGAACAGGCCCGGCAGCAATTGTGTGACGGAGAACCATGCCCTCTGTGTGGTTCAGAAACGCACCCTTATGCGCAGGGAAATATTCCGGTGGCTGATGACACGCAACAACAGCTCGAACAGCTCAGACAGAGGCTGGCCACTCAACGCCAGGCGGTCTCTGATCTGCGGGTGCATCTGGCAGGTTTTAATAAAGAGCGGGAACAGATAGCCAGCCGGCAAACAGAATATACAGCGGTGATTCAGGAAACCAGAGAGCAGCTAGCCGGTTATTACCGGGAAAGTGGTATTGAGCCAGCTGAAGAGGAGCACTGTCTGCAGCAGCTTGAGCAACACCTGCAATCAGTGCAGCAACAACAGATGTCTGTCCTCCGAAGGGTGAATCAGGCAGAGGAGGCTGAACAGACTCTGATGAATCTGCGTCAGGCACTTGAAACGACAAAACATGAAGCACTGAATCACGCCCAGACGGTACAAACATTATTGCTGAAACAAAGTACTTCAGCCGAAACACTTGAGCGATTGCAAAGAGAGACGGCAAAGCTACAAGAACAGCAGCAACAAGTGTTGCAGCTGCTGCAAACTGAACTTGATGTTTATGGTGTGGCTCAGGTAACGCCGGAAAATCTCTCAATCATAGATGCCGAATTAACGCAAAGAAGCCAGCGCTGGCAGGAGCAACATGCGCAGTATAGTGCTCTCCGGCAAGAAATCGCAGGTCTTGAGCTTCAGGTTCAGCATCAGAAAGCACAACTGAAGCATGATGAGAGTGGCCTGTCCGGACAGCAGAATAAACTGGCTGAAATGGAACGGGTTTTGGCAGCACTCCGTCAGCAGCGGAATGAGCTGTTTGGGGACAAAGATGCAGATCAAGAAGAATTACGTCTTCACCAGATGGCAGAAACCGCAGAAAAGCGGCTTGAAGAACAACGACAGTTATCTGCGTTAGCAGGACAGACACTCAACCAGTTACAAGAAAAGATCAGCGATCTGAAACGCACGCAAGACACTCAGCAAACCGAACTGGCGCACATGGAACAGGATCTTATCGTGCAGCTTGCCCACTGGCAGTTTGAGGATGAAGTGCAGTATCTGGACGCCTGCCTGTCCGGGGATGCGCGTCAGCGCCTGATGCAGCAATCACAGGCACTGGCAGAACAGTACACCCGGCTCAACACGTTGCTTTACGAGAAAAGACAATTGCTGGAGACAGAAGAGAAAAAACAGCTCACCAGTGAATCGCCTGAAATGCTTAAAAAAGCAGAAGCACTTTTAGCCAGTCAGCAGCAGCAATTTCAGCAGGAGATCGGAGGCATCCGGCAGCAATTGCTGGACAATGATAAACTCAGACAACAACAACAAACCCAGATAACAGCGATAGAAGGACAACAACGCGAGTGTCAGCGCTGGGATACATTGCATGAACTGATTGGCTCTGCAGATGGTAAAAAATTCCGCAATTTTGCTCAGGGGCTGACCTTTGAAATGATGATTGGTCATGCCAACCTTCAGTTACAGAAAATGACCGATCGCTATTTGTTGATCCATGATCCGTTAAATCCACTCGAATTAAGTGTCATTGATAATTATCAGGCAGGTGAAGTGCGATCAGCGAAAAATCTCTCTGGGGGTGAAAGCTTTATTGTCAGTCTGGCGTTGGCATTAGGGCTGTCCGGTATGGCCAGTCATAACGTCCGGGTCGATTCTCTGTTTCTGGATGAAGGGTTTGGCACGCTGGATGAAGATGCGTTGGATACCGCACTTGAAACGCTGGCTGGTTTACAACAGGAAGGCAAACTGATTGGTGTGATTTCTCATATTGCAGCCCTGAAAGACAGAATATCAACCCGGATTATGGTCTCCCCCGGAAATGGTGGCAAAAGTACTATCTCTGGCGCCGGGTGTCGCTCTCAGTCTTAA
- a CDS encoding exonuclease SbcCD subunit D C-terminal domain-containing protein, with protein MKILHTSDWHLGRALYGRKRYDEFQAFLSWLIETIKKQQVDVLVVAGDIFDTSTPNNRAQTLYYQFLCQIAASACHHVIVVAGNHDSPSFLNAPKALLEVLNVHVVGAVTDDPADEVIVLKDGHGEPMVIVCAVPYLRDRDIRTVEAGETIEDKEQKLLSGIRQHYMDIASVARQQKVVLKADIPVIATGHLFAAGGQTSDGDGVRELYVGSLAHVSASIFPDVFDYVALGHLHIPQLVGGHPHIRYSGSPLPMGFGEARQQKVVCLAEFSAGEMQVETVPVPVFQKLEQLKGDLATITERIEILKEQEENIWLEVTYTGIDVISDLNTRLNLMTDESCIEILRVKNPRIREQILGQTQVKETLDDLTAKEVFERCLSAHDVPVEQQETLMLAYQEILSSLDEDDLQAE; from the coding sequence ATGAAAATCTTACACACATCTGACTGGCATCTCGGGCGAGCGTTATATGGCAGGAAACGCTACGACGAATTTCAGGCTTTTCTCAGTTGGTTAATTGAGACAATCAAAAAGCAACAGGTCGATGTGCTGGTTGTCGCCGGAGACATCTTTGATACCAGTACTCCCAATAATCGCGCTCAAACACTTTACTACCAGTTTCTGTGTCAGATTGCAGCATCTGCCTGCCATCACGTTATCGTTGTGGCAGGTAATCATGATTCGCCATCATTCCTGAATGCCCCCAAAGCGCTGTTGGAAGTGTTGAATGTCCATGTCGTGGGGGCAGTGACCGATGATCCGGCTGATGAAGTGATTGTCCTGAAAGACGGTCACGGTGAGCCTATGGTGATTGTTTGTGCAGTGCCTTATTTGCGCGACCGGGATATCAGGACTGTTGAAGCCGGAGAAACGATTGAAGATAAAGAGCAGAAATTACTGTCCGGAATCCGGCAACACTATATGGATATTGCCTCGGTAGCCCGGCAACAAAAAGTCGTGTTGAAAGCTGATATTCCGGTGATCGCAACCGGGCATTTATTTGCGGCCGGAGGCCAGACAAGCGATGGTGATGGTGTGAGAGAGTTATATGTCGGCTCTCTGGCCCATGTCAGTGCATCCATCTTTCCGGATGTATTTGATTATGTCGCACTGGGTCATTTACATATCCCGCAACTGGTTGGCGGACATCCTCATATTCGTTACTCAGGGTCCCCGTTACCGATGGGCTTCGGCGAAGCCCGACAGCAAAAAGTCGTCTGTCTGGCCGAATTTAGTGCCGGTGAAATGCAGGTTGAAACCGTGCCTGTCCCCGTATTCCAGAAACTTGAACAACTCAAAGGTGATCTGGCAACCATCACTGAACGGATTGAAATCCTAAAGGAGCAGGAGGAAAACATCTGGCTGGAGGTCACTTATACGGGAATCGATGTGATTTCCGATTTAAATACCCGGCTGAATTTGATGACGGACGAGAGCTGCATCGAAATTTTGCGGGTGAAAAACCCACGTATCCGTGAACAGATTCTGGGACAGACGCAGGTAAAAGAAACGCTTGATGATCTGACTGCAAAAGAAGTGTTTGAGCGGTGTTTATCGGCTCATGATGTGCCGGTTGAACAACAGGAAACGCTGATGCTTGCTTATCAGGAAATTTTGTCATCTTTAGATGAAGATGACCTTCAGGCTGAGTAA
- a CDS encoding LysR family transcriptional regulator, protein MAKSLNYIIEVAELGNLNKAAAALEITSSALSKYIISKEKELGVDLFERVGKKFVLTYAGQRYVQWAKKISQMQNKMDEELKSIAACRSGIIYFGFQLMMSKVVIADIIPQFKAQYPGIDIVLKAHATSQIIKMLEENQLDFAITTVKNRSDDFMYEHLAFAEVVLGVPKDHPLIQTAIKKDGFRYPWVDIQDFKDEHFVALFQDQEMRRLMDILFDKEKISPTMDIQVPTSELALLSVSNHYGVTVTLDTAIHVTGYKDEIVPLSFGERPEHHELVIIWHKNHRLQNFSQGLFETCAQYYRSLF, encoded by the coding sequence ATGGCTAAAAGTCTGAACTATATTATTGAAGTAGCGGAGCTTGGCAATTTAAACAAAGCCGCTGCTGCACTGGAAATCACCTCCTCCGCATTAAGTAAATATATTATTTCGAAGGAAAAAGAGCTGGGTGTTGACCTGTTTGAACGGGTCGGTAAGAAGTTTGTACTGACTTATGCAGGCCAGCGTTATGTCCAGTGGGCAAAGAAAATTTCACAGATGCAAAATAAAATGGATGAGGAGTTGAAAAGCATTGCAGCGTGTCGTAGCGGGATTATTTATTTTGGCTTTCAGCTGATGATGTCGAAAGTAGTCATTGCCGACATCATTCCTCAGTTTAAAGCACAATATCCTGGCATTGACATTGTACTTAAGGCGCATGCTACATCTCAGATCATCAAAATGCTGGAAGAAAATCAGCTCGATTTTGCCATTACTACGGTGAAAAACCGCTCTGACGATTTTATGTACGAACATCTCGCATTTGCTGAGGTTGTCCTGGGCGTTCCGAAAGATCATCCTTTGATTCAGACAGCCATAAAAAAAGATGGATTCCGTTATCCGTGGGTTGATATTCAGGATTTTAAAGATGAACATTTTGTCGCTCTGTTTCAGGATCAGGAGATGAGGCGTTTGATGGACATTCTGTTCGATAAAGAAAAAATATCGCCGACAATGGATATTCAGGTGCCAACTTCTGAACTGGCTTTGTTGAGTGTGTCCAATCATTATGGTGTGACGGTGACGTTAGATACTGCGATTCACGTGACTGGCTACAAGGATGAAATTGTGCCGTTATCTTTCGGTGAACGCCCCGAACATCATGAGCTGGTGATTATCTGGCATAAAAACCACCGCCTGCAAAACTTTTCTCAGGGATTATTTGAAACCTGTGCGCAGTACTATCGCTCGTTGTTTTAA
- a CDS encoding mandelate racemase/muconate lactonizing enzyme family protein codes for MIIEKIELIPASKYLFVKVTTDSGIEGIGEMGAWGYLDACAGALEKLKDYLIGKDPHQIEHHWNYMYRSMYFRGSVILSAISAIDIALWDILGKSLGVPVYQLLGGKTRNKVRTYAPVFESDPEKMAQGCLALKAQGFTAARLMICGTMRTNQMTREEDIFNVKIADYVNRVRVCREAVGDDFDLCLEVHRSMTPAQAVAFARGVEPYRPLFLEDPIAPDSLESMVDVSRRISIPVATGERAVSLQEMESICQQKAANFVRPDVCVVGGISAAKKIAAIAEANYIQIAPHNPLGPVSTAACLQLDACIPNFLIQEFPSYYHAGAEDGMTKTPLKVEEGYIYIPDAPGIGIELVDDITEKYPPAQRSLSVMNAFDGSVHDR; via the coding sequence GTGATTATTGAAAAAATTGAATTGATCCCAGCATCGAAGTATTTGTTTGTCAAAGTAACCACAGACTCCGGAATTGAGGGGATTGGTGAAATGGGCGCATGGGGTTATCTGGATGCCTGTGCTGGCGCACTGGAAAAGCTGAAAGATTATTTGATCGGTAAAGACCCACATCAGATCGAGCACCACTGGAACTACATGTACCGCAGTATGTACTTCAGAGGCTCGGTCATTCTGAGTGCAATTTCTGCCATTGATATCGCCTTATGGGATATTTTAGGTAAGTCTTTGGGTGTACCGGTGTATCAACTGCTGGGCGGAAAAACCCGTAACAAAGTGAGAACTTATGCGCCTGTGTTTGAATCTGACCCGGAAAAAATGGCACAAGGTTGCCTTGCATTGAAAGCTCAGGGGTTCACTGCGGCCCGATTGATGATCTGTGGGACGATGCGAACGAACCAAATGACACGTGAGGAAGATATCTTCAACGTTAAAATTGCGGATTACGTGAATCGGGTCCGTGTTTGCCGTGAAGCGGTCGGTGATGATTTTGATTTATGCCTGGAAGTGCACCGGAGCATGACTCCGGCACAGGCGGTCGCTTTTGCCCGCGGTGTTGAACCATATCGCCCACTGTTTTTAGAAGATCCGATTGCGCCAGACAGTCTGGAAAGTATGGTGGATGTTTCCCGTCGCATCTCAATTCCTGTTGCGACAGGAGAAAGGGCTGTCAGCCTTCAGGAAATGGAATCCATCTGTCAGCAAAAGGCCGCGAATTTTGTCCGGCCGGATGTTTGTGTGGTTGGCGGAATCTCTGCAGCGAAGAAAATCGCTGCGATTGCTGAAGCAAACTACATCCAGATTGCACCGCACAATCCGTTGGGTCCGGTTTCTACAGCAGCTTGTTTACAGCTGGATGCCTGTATTCCGAATTTCCTGATTCAGGAATTTCCTTCCTACTACCATGCTGGTGCTGAAGATGGGATGACCAAAACACCGTTAAAAGTTGAGGAAGGGTACATTTACATTCCGGATGCGCCGGGAATCGGTATTGAGCTGGTTGATGACATCACGGAAAAATATCCGCCGGCACAACGGAGTTTATCTGTTATGAATGCTTTTGACGGATCAGTTCACGACCGGTAA